In Shewanella psychrotolerans, the genomic stretch AGACAGATGGCAATGGCACTGTCGAAAGAGTTAACTAACCAAAGCTTACCTGAGATTGGTGATGCCTTTGGTGGTCGTGACCACACCACTGTGTTGCACGCATGTCGTAAAATTGCGCAGCTTCGTGAAGAAAGCCATGACATTAAAGAAGATTATGCTAACTTGATCCGTACGTTATCTTCATAAAATCTGGGAAATTGAAACTAATGAAATTTTCAATTGATAGGGATGCCCTATTAAAGCCGCTTCAACTCGTTAGTGGAGCGGTGGAGAGACGACATAACTTGCCTATTCTGGCAAACCTTTTAGTTGAAGTAAGTGGTCACTCACTTAAGTTGACCGGTACCGATTTAGAGGTCGAACTCGTCGGCCAAGCGCAACTTGAGGGAGAGGTCATCGAAGGACGAACGACCGTTCCGGCTAAGAAATTTCTCGATATTGTTAAATCACTTCCCGATCAAGTCGAACTTAAAATTGAGCAGCAGGAAAACCGCCTGTTGCTGCGTTCTGGTCGCAGTCGTTTTACTTTGGCGACACTACCTGCCGAAGAATACCCGAACGTAGAAGCCTTCCAGGCCGACATTCAATTTACCATCAAACAAGGTACGCTTAAGTCACTTATCGATGCGACTCAGTTTTCAATGGCAAACCAAGACGTACGTTATTACTTGAACGGTTTGTTGTTAGAAACCGAGGGCAACGTATTACGCGCGATTGCCACCGATGGTCATCGCTTAGCATTAAGCCATCGTATGATTGAAGAGTCCTTACCTGAAAAACAGGTCATTGTACCGCGCAAAGGCGTGTTAGAGCTGCAACGCTTGTTTGAAGGTGAAGATCTTGATGTGACCATAGCGATTGGTGATAACGCGATTCGTGCAACGACACAGAGTGCGGTATTTACCAGTAAGCTTGTCGATGGTCGATTCCCTGATTATCGCCGCGTACTGCCTAAAGGTGGCGATAAAGTGGTTATCGCAAGTCGTAACCACCTTAAACAGGCATTGCTGCGCGCCTCTATTCTGTCGAATGAGAAGTTCCGTGGTGTGCGTGTACAGCTAGAGCAGAATTTAATTAAGATCACCGCCAATAACCCTGAACAGGAAGAAGCGGAAGAGATCTTAGATATCGAATATGACAATACGCCGTTAGAAATTGGCTTTAACGTGAGCTATCTGCTGGATGTATTGAACAACTTACCTTCCGATGATGTGCGTATCACCTTAATCGATGGCAACTCCAGCGCCTTGATTGAGAACCATATCGAAGAAGATTCCATGTACGTTGTTATGCCAATGCGCCTCTAATTTGGTCCTTATTAACGCCACGCCCTGTGGCGTTAGTCTATTTGCTTAGGCTGAACTACTGAGTAATTAATGAGTTTAACTCGTCTTCATATCGACTCTTTTCGTAATATCACTAGCGCGCAATTGCAGTTAGGCGATGGATTGAATCTTATCTATGGCCAAAATGGTAGCGGTAAAACCAGTATACTAGAGGCTATCTATTTTCTGGGAATGGGGCGTTCGTTTCGAAGTCATCTGTCTCAGCGTGTTATTCAAAACAGTGAAGATAAACTCACCCTATTTGCTAACTTAAGCCAAGGCGATCAAGAGCAAAAAATTGGTTTACGCCGTTTTCGCTCAGGGGATACCGAAGTGAAAATTAATGGCGATAAGGTCAAAAGGTTATCGACATTAGCGGAAACGTTACCCATACAAGTGATCACTCCCGAGAGTTTTTCTCTGCTTTTTGAAGGGCCAAAATCTCGGCGACAGTTTATCGATTGGGGCGCGTTTCATACCGACAAAAACTTCCATTCGGCATGGGCTAATGTTAGACGAATTTTAAAGCATAGAAATCAGATGCTTAAAAGTGAAACACCTTATCACCAAGTTCAATTTTGGGACAAGGAATTAGTGCGTTATGCCGAAATTGTCACCGAGATACGAAAGCAATATGTAGGCTCGTTAAATGAACGACTTAAGGGTATAATCGAAGAGTTTTTACCTCAGGTTGATGTTAAAGTTTCCTTTACTCGAGGTTGGGATAGCAAAACTCATTATGATGAGTTGTTGCAGGCACAATATCCCAGAGATTTAGCGGCAGGACACACAGCAAGTGGGCCTCATAAGGCTGACCTAAGACTGCGTGTTGGCACACTGCCTGTTCAGGATGCGTTATCCCGAGGCCAATTGAAATTGTTAGTGTGTGCGTTGCGCATTGCACAGGGAAAGTTGCTAAAACAACAAATAGATAAAAACAGTATTTATCTGGTGGATGATTTGCCATCGGAATTGGATGCAAGACACAGACAACTGTTGCTGCAGCAGCTAAGCGATACAGGGGCGCAAGTATTTGTGACTGCTATCGAGCCAGCGGCAATAATAGATTCGTTAAACACGCCACCTGTAAAGGTGTTTCATGTGGAACAAGGGCGTGTAACGGTAATTGAATAACCGACGAGAGAATAATATGTCAGAGAATAGTTACGATTCTTCGAGTATTAAGGTTCTAAAAGGCCTTGATGCGGTACGTAAGAGACCTGGAATGTATATCGGTGATACCGATGATGGTACGGGTCTACATCACATGGTATTCGAAGTGGTCGATAACTCTATCGATGAAGCACTTGCTGGCTATTGTAGTGACGTTACGATCAAAATCCATGCAGATGGTTCGGTATCAGTTAAAGATGATGGCCGTGGTATTCCTGTTTCTATCCATGAGGAAGAAGGGGTTTCTGCTGCTGAAGTTATTATGACTGTACTGCATGCTGGTGGTAAGTTCGATGATAACTCTTACAAAGTATCTGGTGGTCTTCATGGTGTGGGTGTTTCGGTTGTAAACGCACTGTCAGAAAAACTACAGATGACCATTCGTCGTGAAGGTAAGCTTTACGAGCAGTTTTATACTCACGGTGTACCTGATGCACCGATTCAGGCGATTGGTGACGCGACAACCACTGGCACAGAGATCCGTTTTTGGCCTAGCAGCGAAACCTTCACCGATGTCGAATTCCATTTCGATATTCTGGCTAAACGAGTTCGCGAACTGTCATTCCTAAACTCAGGCGTGGGAATTCGTTTAGTTGATGAGCGTGATGACCGTGATGAGTTTTTTAAGTATGAAGGTGGTATTAGTGCGTTCGTTGACTACTTAAACGTTAACAAGACGCCTGTAAACAAAGAGGTTTTCCACTTTGTTCAAGAGCGTGATGACGGCATTACCGTTGAAGTTGCGATGCAGTGGAATGATGGTTTCCAAGAAAACATCTTCTGTTTCACCAACAATATTCCTCAGCGCGATGGTGGTACTCACTTAGCGGGTTTCCGTAGCGCATTGACGCGTAACCTAAATACTTATATGGACCGTGAAGGTTTCAATAAGAAAGGTAAAACCAGTGCTACGGGTGATGATGCGCGAGAAGGTTTAACGGCAGTTATCTCGGTTAAAGTACCGGATCCTAAGTTCAGCTCGCAAACCAAAGATAAACTGGTTTCTAGTGAAGTGAAAACAGCGGTAGAACAGACCATGGGTGAAAAGTTAGGTGATTACCTAATGGAGCATCCAAATGAAGCTAAGTTAATTGTGGGTAAGATCATCGATGCCGCTCGTGCTCGTGAAGCAGCCCGTAAAGCGCGTGAAATGACTCGTCGTAAAGGCGCATTAGATTTAGGTGGTCTGCCAGGTAAACTTGCCGATTGCCAAGAGAAAGACCCTGCGCTTTCTGAAATATACATAGTGGAAGGGGACTCTGCTGGCGGTAGCGCCAAGCAGGGACGTAACCGTAAGAACCAAGCCATTCTGCCTCTTAAAGGTAAGATCCTCAACGTTGAGAAGGCCCGCTTCGATAAGATGCTGTCTTCACAAGAGGTTGCGACACTGATCACCGCATTAGGTTGTGGTATTGGTCGTGACGAGTACGATCCAGATAAGACTCGTTATCACAACATCGTTATCATGACCGATGCTGACGTCGACGGCTCGCACATCCGTACCTTGCTGTTGACCTTTTTCTTCCGTCAAATGCCTGAACTGATTGAGCGTGGTTATATCTATATTGCTCAACCACCGCTGTACAAAGTTAAAAAAGGTAAGCAAGAGCAATATCTGAAAGACGATCCAGCATTGGTTGAATATTTAACTAACTTAGCGTTAGACGGTGGTGAAATTCATCCTTCTAAAGATGCGCCTGCGATGTCGGGAGCACCGTTAGAGAAGTTGGTTTATCAATATCGCGAAGTCGAGCAAATTTTTGATCGTCTAGAGAAGCGTTATCCACTTATGTTGACTGAGCGTATGCTTTATCAACCAGCGTTAACTAGTGAGTTAATGGCTGACGAAGCGAAAGTAAAGCAGTGGTGTGATGCTTACGTTGCTGCGTTGAAAGAAGCTGAGTCTGGTGGATTCATCTTTAGTGGCGAAGCGTTCCTTGACCCTGAGCGTCAAGTGTATCTACCTAAGATCACTATTCGTAAACACGGTATCGATACCCATTACCTGTTCTCTTACGATTTCTTAGTGTCTAGCGACTATCAGCGTATGTCAAAGCTTGCTGAAGCGCTTGATGGATTAATCGAAGAGGGTGGCTATGTTAAGCGTGGTGAACGTGTTAAAGAGATCACTTCCTTCGTTGAAGCATTAGATTGGTTGATGAGTGACTCAAAGCGTGGTCTTTATATCCAACGATACAAAGGATTGGGTGAGATGAACCCTGAGCAGCTTTGGGAAACCACCATGGATCCAGAATCGCGTCGTATGCTTCGAGTAACCATTGAAGATGCGATTGGTGCCGATCAGCTGTTTACCTGCTTGATGGGTGATCAGGTAGAGCCGCGCCGTGATTTTATCGAGTCAAACGCACTTAACGTGGCTAACTTAGACGTGTAAGTCTTATTGACCGTTAGTCAGCAAAAGCCTCAGAGAGATCTGGGGCTTTTTTGTTGCTCATTTTTGAATAATACCAATTAGTATAAAGATGTGATCGCTCAGTGAGAATTTAGCGCTTATGAGGCAAGGCAACGAGTGAAGAGCATAGTTGTTCTACGATCAAACTCGTTAACACTGCATCAAAAGTGCTAAAACTCGCCTGTTAGGCGTGTTTTTTACCTTCCTACTTCTGCGTTGAATGGCCTCACAAGGGAACAACCATTCCATCATCCATTCGCCTTGAATTAGTTACCAAAAAACACGCTGAGTAGATCACTTTCTTATACTGATTGGTATAACGATCGTGATAAAGAATGAGTTGGAGGTGGGACAAGCTGGCCATCATCCATTGCCCTCGGACTCATCAGAGCGCGAGTAGTATTCGTTTGCTATAAAGCTCGTAGCTTATGTTGGTTGGGATAGATGTCGGCTGATAAGCTGAGCGAAGGCTAGTGCGTGCTCATTGTCGCCATGCAGGCAAATGCTGGTCGCCTTTATGATGACCGATTTTCCATCTAGCGTAGCAATAGGTTGGCTATTGATAATGTTTTCGACTTGTTTCATTGCGGTTTGAGGGTTTTCGATAACGGCGCCAACAAGGCGGCGTGATGCCAGTGCGCCGTTGGCTAAATAGGCTCTGTCGGCAAAGGCTTCTTCAATAACTTCAATACCTTGCGCACGTGCTTGCTGGACGAGAGAGCTGCCGGCTAGCATCATGAGTTTTAGGTCTGGATCGACTAACTTTATCGCGTCGATAATGATTTGTCCCAAATCGCTATTTTCAGCCGCTTGGTTATATAACGCACCATGAGGCTTAACATGGTGTAGTTTCACCTCTAAGGTATTGCAGATTTGTTTTAAAGCACTAATTTGATCGACTATCGAGTCCAATAACTCATTCGGGCTTAACTCCATGGTTTGACGGCCAAAATTAGCCCTATCAGGGTAACTTGGGTGAGCGCCTATCAGTACATTACATTGCTTGGCGAGTGTAACTGTTTGGCACATGGAGGCTTGATCGCCCGCATGGCCACCACAGGCGATATTGGCGCTGGTGATGATGTGCAGTAAGGCTGCGTCATTTACACCTCCCTCACCCAAATCGGCATTGAGATCGATTGGATAACGCCGCCCAATTTGCTTTGTGTTAGCAGCCATCCATTGCCCTCGCTAAACGATAATGATACTGCTGCCACTCATAGTTAGCACTCTGTGCCTGATTCGGACTGATATGCTGGAACATAAGATCTTGCCCCGGTCTCATCTGCGCCACCTTCCATAAGTCGGCTTCGATCACGCAGGCTATTCTAGGATAGCCGCCTGTGGTTTGCGCATCTGCCATCAATACAATGGGTTGGCCATTAGGTGGCACTTGTACCACCCCAGGCATCACGCCATGCGAGCGTAAGCTCATCTCTGTATCGGTTGATAGGGTTTGGCCTGTAAGCCGAGTTCCCATTCGATTGCTCTGATTTGACACTTTCCAAGAGGTATGCCAAAACGTTTTTTTACTCGATGGACTAAAGAGCGGCAATTCTGGACCAGGAAGAGCTCTTAAGATGCCGTCGTTAGCGCGTTGTACCGCGCCAATAGGACGACTAAATTTACCAAATTCCGCTGCGCCTATGTTCAATCTATCGCCAATTTCAAGATAGCGCCCATGATGTCCACCGAACTGGTTGGTGATGTCGGTGCCTTTGCCATTTAAAACCGCCGGACACTCAACGCCTCCCATGATGGAGAGGTAGCCGTACATCCCGTATTTCGGGCCGCGCACGCGCAGTATCTCACCTTTATTAACTTTACTGCGCCAGCCATTCCATAGGGGTCTGTTGCTGATGGTGGCATCAAAGTGTCCGCCACATAGGGCGACCCAAGTGTCGGTTTCAAAGCGGATAGTAAATTCTCCAGCACTAAACTCCAATGCGGCGCAGTTATCGGGGTTTGCCACTAAGCTATTCGCGAGGATCAATGCCTGTCTGTCTATTGCACCGCCGATAGGAACACCTAAATGGGCGACACCAGTGCGGCCTAGATCTTGGATCGTAATATGGCTGTTGGCTTGCTCAATGTGGATCATGATGTAAATGACCTGACTGGAACGAAAGTAACGATATCACCAGGCTGTAATAGGTTGGGAGAGTGCTGCAGCGGGTTAAATAACTTAAGATTGGTTTGGCCGATAAGTTGCCATCCTCCTGGGCTTTGGCTTGGATAGATACCCGTTTGCTCACCACCTATCCCAACTGAACCAGCGGGCACTTGCTGTCGAGGTGTTGATAATCTTGGGGAGTGTAATGAGGTTGGTAAGCCATCGAGATAGGCAAAACCGGGTTGAAACCCAATGAAAAACACTTGGTATTTGGCGCTACTGTGTTGGCTAATAACCTCTTCGACGCTAAGCTGGTGGGTTTTGGCGACATTGTCGATATCTGGGCCATACTCACCACCATATATCACGGGGATATCGATATTTCGTTGGGGTAATGAATGTTGCGACGCCTCATCCCATAATTTTTGTAGTATCGCTTCACCAGATTTAAGCCGTTCGGCGTTATCAAAATAGAGAGTTAGGTTATTCATCCCGGGAACCGCATTGAGCACATCTGCTAGATTTCGGCAGCTGTCAGCTATCCAGCAAAGCTTGTTTTGCAGGGCAAAATCGATAGCAGCTCGTGGTGCAGGGTCCAGCACCAAGGAGTTTTCACCTAGAGGATAGATGATATTTTCAGATACCATGGCAATTTAGACCTAGTTGCGGGAACGATAAGGTTAAGTCTAACTTGGCTTTGTATCATCGCTCAAGCATTGCACTGAAATGAGTGAATTCGAAATTGTGTGCTGAGGATGTATTATATTCATTGGGATTACTATCCTCGGTCATAAAAAAACGCACCACTAAGGGTGCGTTTTTATTAGCAAACTTTATGCTTATTGCAGTAGCGAGATGTCAGCCGCGTGTAAGAACTGCTCACGTAGGCTCGATAACAAGGCTAGGCGGTTGTTCTTCAGTGCTTCATCATCAGCCATCACCATCACATCTTCAAAGAAGGTATCCACGCTTTCACGTAGGTTTGCCAGCAGTGAAAGGGCTTCTTGATAGTTAGCTGCAGCAAACAGCGGTGCAAGCAGAGGCTGTAGCTCATTAATCTTAGCGGCTAGAGCTTTTTCGGCACCTTCAACTAACAAGTTATCGTCGATAGTGGCTGGAAGCTCACCTTCAACTTTAGCTAGGATGTTAGATACACGCTTATTGGCTGCAGCGAGTGCTTGAGCTTGCTCAAGAGTTCTAAAGTGAGCAACCGCTTTGATACGGCTTTCAAAATCGGCCGGTGAAGTTGGGCGACGTGCAAGCACGGCTAAGATCACATCGACACTCACATCTTGATCTTGATACCAAGCACGGAAGCGACCCATAAAGAACTCAAGTACCTGCTCGGCGACATTGTCGTTGCTGAGGTTTTGACCATGAAGCTCTTGTGCTTTTGCTATCAGATCAACAAGATCAAGCGGTAAGTTATTCTCTAAACAGATACGCAGCACACCAATGGCAGCGCGGCGTAAGGCGAATGGATCGGCTGCGCCTTTTGGTGCTTGGCCAATACCAAAAATCCCCACTAAAGTATCGAGCTTCTCTGCTAACGCAACACAGATAGAGATCGGTGCGGTTGGCACTGTATCACCAGAGAATTTAGGTTTGTACTGCTCAGCGAGTGCAACCGCTACGGCATCGGTTTCACTATCTAGACGCGCATAGTGCATGCCCATGGTGCCCTGCAGATCGGTGAACTCCATCACCATATTGGTCATCAAGTCTGATTTAGATAGAAGACCGGCACGAGCGGCTTCTTCTTTGTTTGCACCAATGCTGTTGGCAATGAAGGCTGCCAAAGCTGAAATGCGTTCGACGCGCTGTTTGATGGTACCTAACTGCTTTTGGAATACCACGGTATCAAGGCTAGCAAGACGAGACTCAAGCGACTGCTTTTTGTCGGTTTCGAAGAAGAACTCAGCATCGGCAAGACGTGGGCGAACCACTTTTTCGTTACCAGCAATAATCTGCGCTGGATCTTTAGATTCGATGTTAGTGACAAAAATAAAGTTTGGTAGCAGTGCGCCAGCTTTATCGAATACTGGGAAGTATTTTTGATCGCCTTTCATGGTGTAAACCAAGGCTTCTGCTGGCACGTCGAGGAATTTCTCTTCGAAGTTGGCGGTCAATACCACTGGCCACTCAACCAGTGAGGTCACTTCCTCTAGTAGATCATCTTCAAGATCGGCCACACCACCAATTTTAGCGGCAGCAGCTTCGGCGCCCGCTTTAATGATCGCTTTACGCTCAGCGTAATCGGCTAACACTTTACCTTGCTCTTTAAGCGCACTGAGGTAGTTGTCGGCATGATCTAGTTCTAAGGTATCAACGCCCATAAAGCGATGACCGCGTATGGTACGGGCAGACTTTATGCCAAGTAGTTCGCCTTCAATTAGCTCGCTACCCATAAGCATGGTCACGGTGTGCACAGGACGGATAAATTGAGTCTTGCTGCTGCCCCAACGCATAGGCTTTGGAATGGGGAGCTTGTCTAGTGCGCGCTGCGCCATGTCGGTGATCAGTGACTTTGTTTCAACACCAACTACTTTAGCTTGATGTAATAGCCACTCGCCTTTATCGGTTTTTAGGCGCTCAGCTTGCTCAACGGTAATGCCGTTGCCGCGAGCCCAGCCCATTGCGGCTTTAGTTGGATTGCCATCGGCATCGAATGCTTGAGCGATGGCTGGACCGCGCTTCTCTACAACCTTGTCGGCCTGTGCCAATACCAGTTGCTTAACATTGATGGCTAAGCGACGTGGAGCGGCGTACCAAGTTGCCGATTCAAAACTGAGTTCTGCTTTGTTTAGCTCTTCTTCGAAGTTAGCTAAAAACGATTCAGCTAAGTTACGTAGTGCTTTGGGTGGTAACTCTTCGGTGCCTACTTCAATGAGTAAGTTTTCAAATTTCATCTTTAATAATCCTCTACTTACACATTGGGAAACCAAGCGCTTCACGGGCTTGGTAATAGGATTCTGCAACGGCTTTTGCCATGGTGCGAACGCGTAAAATATAACGCTGACGTTCGGTTACCGAAATCGCATGGCGGGCATCGAGTAAGTTAAAAGCGTGAGAGGCTTTCATTACTTGCTCATAAGCGGGCAGTGGTAGCGGTGTTTCAAGTGCGAGTAGGTGGTTACAGGCTTTTTCACAGTCATCGAACTGCTTGAAAAGCACTTCTACATTGGCGTGTTCAAAGTTGTAGGTAGACTGTTCAACTTCATTCTGGTGGAAAACATCACCATACATAATCTTGCCCATTGGACCATCGGTCCAAACAAGATCATAAACGCTGTCAACCTCTTGAATGTACATGGCTAGTCGTTCTAAACCATAGGTGATCTCGCCTGTGACAGGGCTACACTCTAGGCCGCCTACTTGTTGGAAGTAAGTGAACTGAGACACTTCCATACCATTTAGCCAAACTTCCCAACCAAGGCCCCAAGCGCCAAGGGTTGGTGATTCCCAGTTATCTTCAACGAAACGCACATCGTGGATGCCCATATCGACACCAAGTGCTTCAAGTGACCCTAAGTAAAGCTCTTGAATATTGCTTGGTGAAGGCTTTAATACCACTTGGAACTGGTAGTAGTGTTGTAGGCGGTTAGGGTTTTCTCCGTAACGGCCATCGGTTGGACGGCGACACGGCTGGACATAGGCGCTGCTCATTGGTTCTGGGCCTAATGAACGCAAGAATGTCATTGGATGGAATGTACCTGCACCCACTTCCATGTCCAGCGGTTGAACGATAGCGCAACCTTGCTGCGCCCAGTATTCTTGCAGGGTTAAGATAAATCCCTGAAATGTTTTTACGTCGTGTTTCGTCGTCATGTCTACTACTGTCAGCTGGTGATAGAAAATGGTTTCGATTATACCTTGTTGAAAACGGCTTATGTAGGTTATTTTTTATCTTAACGGTGGAAAATTGAGAAAAAATACCATGGAAGTTAAACGTTGCGGCTGGGTGAGTAATGATCCCTTATACCAAGCTTATCATGACGATGTGTGGGGACGGCCTGTCTATGACAGCCAGGAGCTGTTCGCTAAACTCTGTTTAGACGGTCAGCAAGCGGGCTTATCTTGGATCACTATTTTAAAGAAGCAGCAAAATTATGAGGCGGCGTTTGCTAATTTTGACCCTAAGATTATCGCTACTTTTGATGAGGAAAAGATAGAAGAATTATTGCAAAATCCAGGTATTGTGCGTAATCGACTAAAAGTAAATTCGATTATTAAAAATGCCAAAGGCTATCTAGCATATGTAGAGCAGGGGAATGATTTTGCTACATTTTTATGGGGTTTTGTCGGTGGCGAGCCCATCATTAACCACTTTCATTCATTAGAACAATTGCCTGCGCAAACACCAGAGTCAGAAGCGATGTCAAAGGCCCTCAAAAAGCTTGGATTTAATTTTGTTGGTCCAACAATTTGTTATGCCTTCATGCAAGCGGTCGGTATGGTTAACGATCACTTGGTCGATTGCTTTTGCTATCAACAGGGTGATAAGTGATGCCAGGTTTAGCCAGATATCGTTTAGCTATATAGACCTGTACTAATTATATTCGTCATTTCTAAAGTTGAGTTCACCAAATATCTTTGTGGTATTAACAAAAAGGGGGTTCCACGTGGAACACCCTTTTTGTTTTTTTGATAAAGCCTATTTTTGGCCTAATTTGTAATTTTCATGAAATTAAAATTTTCGGCTAAAGTCTGGCAGATTTTAAAATTTAATTTTGATTAAAGTTCGAAGAAAAATGGCTTACGCTTGGTTTTATCACCATTCAGTTGGTCCATGGTCTCGGCATTGTAAAGTTTGCCGTTGACCATGGTATAAGTCACTCGGTCGGTAACACGAATGTCTTCGAGTGGATTGCCATCTATTACGATCAAGTCGGCAAGCTTACCAGACTTAATTGAACCGAGTTGATGATCCATCGCGAAGGTTATGGCAGGGTTGATGGTTGCGGTTTTTAAGACTTCCATATTACTCATGCCACCTTGGGCGAACATCCACATTTCCCAATGAGCAGCTAAACCTTCGCGTTGTCCGTGTGCGCCAATATTAGGTTTAACACCGAGTTGGTTTAACTCATTAGCAACCCGTGCAACGTTAAAGTGGTTGTAGTGTTCATCGGGTGCTGTTGGGCGACGCATTGAGCGAGCTTGCAATAAGTCACCGGGCACATATTTAGACAGGCGAGGGTGCGACCATACGTCTGTTTTATCATACCAATAGTTTTCCCCTGAAATACCACCATAGGCAACCACTAAGGTTGGAGTATAGTGCACCTCAGTTTGGCTCCAGAATTGCTTAATGTCGTTATAGATAGCTGCCGCTGGTAGTGAATGCTCAATGGTCGTGTGGCCATCTGCGATCATGGTGAGGTTATGCTGTAATAAGCTGCCGCCCTCTGGCACGACCATCATCTCCAACTCACGCGCTGCGGCAATAACTTGCTGACGCTGGTTACGGCGAGGTTGGTTGTAGCTCTTAACACTAAATGCACCGACTTTTTTGAGTCGCTCTAAGTGGAACTTTGCATCATCGAGTGAGTCGATATGCGAGGTATATCCCGGTGCATTGGCACCATACAAGATTGTGCCAGTAGAGAAGATACGCGGTCCGGCGATATTGCCCGCCTTTTGCTGCTCTGAGGCGGCAAAAATTTCAGTGGTATCGTTAGAAGGATCGTGAATCGTGGTGACACCTAGGGACAGGTTAGAATAGAGCTCCCAGTTCTGTTGTGGAATAATCTCACTTTCACCTTGTGAGCCGTGAGCGTGGGCATCAAATAGCCCCGGCATTAACGTCTTGCCTTTAATGTCGATAACCTCTGCGCCAGCCGGAATCTCCGTTGTTGCATCACCTACAGTGACAATCTTGTTGTCTTTGACTATCACTATGCCGTTATCGATAACCTTATCATCTTCCATGGTGATCACTTGGCCACCAACAAAGGCGATAGTTCCACGTGGAACATCCGCTTTCTTGCTAAAGCCGATATCAGTGATCTTAGGTTCGCTAATCTTTGATTTAGCGCCTTTCTCTGCTGTGGTGTAGCTGTTATCCACGTTAACTTGATACAGCTCTGGGCCTAGGGTCCAGTAAAGTTGATCGCTGTTGTTATTCCAGCTGATACTTTCTCCTGCGCGCACACTTAATTGGGTAACAGGCAGGTTGCTGGCTTTCGGACCGATATCTATGGTTTCGCCATGTTTAGCAAATGGGGTGACCCAGACCTTAAAGCGTTCTGCGAAGGCCAGTTGCTTGCCATCCGGCGAGACTCTAAATTCAGTTGCATGCTTACTGGTGTAATGGACTCGCTTTTGAAATCCATGGAGATTAATTGAGGACAGCTGTGGTGTCTCATCATGGTCTAAAAAGAATACTCGGTCCGACTCTGCGCCGAACTGAGGTTGATAGCCATCAGGTGTGATCTTTGTGTTAGCTTTGCCTTTGATGTCGACCACATACAGACCGGGTTCCTGAGACCAGGTTCTTGGCGTGATATTACCGCCTTTGATTTTACGGTAAACGACTAATTCCCCATCTGGCGAAAAGGTTGGTTCAACGTATTTACCTGGCTCTTGGGTGAGAACTTTTGCT encodes the following:
- a CDS encoding biotin-dependent carboxyltransferase family protein, coding for MIHIEQANSHITIQDLGRTGVAHLGVPIGGAIDRQALILANSLVANPDNCAALEFSAGEFTIRFETDTWVALCGGHFDATISNRPLWNGWRSKVNKGEILRVRGPKYGMYGYLSIMGGVECPAVLNGKGTDITNQFGGHHGRYLEIGDRLNIGAAEFGKFSRPIGAVQRANDGILRALPGPELPLFSPSSKKTFWHTSWKVSNQSNRMGTRLTGQTLSTDTEMSLRSHGVMPGVVQVPPNGQPIVLMADAQTTGGYPRIACVIEADLWKVAQMRPGQDLMFQHISPNQAQSANYEWQQYHYRLARAMDGC
- the pxpB gene encoding 5-oxoprolinase subunit PxpB; this translates as MVSENIIYPLGENSLVLDPAPRAAIDFALQNKLCWIADSCRNLADVLNAVPGMNNLTLYFDNAERLKSGEAILQKLWDEASQHSLPQRNIDIPVIYGGEYGPDIDNVAKTHQLSVEEVISQHSSAKYQVFFIGFQPGFAYLDGLPTSLHSPRLSTPRQQVPAGSVGIGGEQTGIYPSQSPGGWQLIGQTNLKLFNPLQHSPNLLQPGDIVTFVPVRSFTS
- the glyS gene encoding glycine--tRNA ligase subunit beta yields the protein MKFENLLIEVGTEELPPKALRNLAESFLANFEEELNKAELSFESATWYAAPRRLAINVKQLVLAQADKVVEKRGPAIAQAFDADGNPTKAAMGWARGNGITVEQAERLKTDKGEWLLHQAKVVGVETKSLITDMAQRALDKLPIPKPMRWGSSKTQFIRPVHTVTMLMGSELIEGELLGIKSARTIRGHRFMGVDTLELDHADNYLSALKEQGKVLADYAERKAIIKAGAEAAAAKIGGVADLEDDLLEEVTSLVEWPVVLTANFEEKFLDVPAEALVYTMKGDQKYFPVFDKAGALLPNFIFVTNIESKDPAQIIAGNEKVVRPRLADAEFFFETDKKQSLESRLASLDTVVFQKQLGTIKQRVERISALAAFIANSIGANKEEAARAGLLSKSDLMTNMVMEFTDLQGTMGMHYARLDSETDAVAVALAEQYKPKFSGDTVPTAPISICVALAEKLDTLVGIFGIGQAPKGAADPFALRRAAIGVLRICLENNLPLDLVDLIAKAQELHGQNLSNDNVAEQVLEFFMGRFRAWYQDQDVSVDVILAVLARRPTSPADFESRIKAVAHFRTLEQAQALAAANKRVSNILAKVEGELPATIDDNLLVEGAEKALAAKINELQPLLAPLFAAANYQEALSLLANLRESVDTFFEDVMVMADDEALKNNRLALLSSLREQFLHAADISLLQ
- the glyQ gene encoding glycine--tRNA ligase subunit alpha; translated protein: MTTKHDVKTFQGFILTLQEYWAQQGCAIVQPLDMEVGAGTFHPMTFLRSLGPEPMSSAYVQPCRRPTDGRYGENPNRLQHYYQFQVVLKPSPSNIQELYLGSLEALGVDMGIHDVRFVEDNWESPTLGAWGLGWEVWLNGMEVSQFTYFQQVGGLECSPVTGEITYGLERLAMYIQEVDSVYDLVWTDGPMGKIMYGDVFHQNEVEQSTYNFEHANVEVLFKQFDDCEKACNHLLALETPLPLPAYEQVMKASHAFNLLDARHAISVTERQRYILRVRTMAKAVAESYYQAREALGFPMCK
- a CDS encoding DNA-3-methyladenine glycosylase I; translated protein: MEVKRCGWVSNDPLYQAYHDDVWGRPVYDSQELFAKLCLDGQQAGLSWITILKKQQNYEAAFANFDPKIIATFDEEKIEELLQNPGIVRNRLKVNSIIKNAKGYLAYVEQGNDFATFLWGFVGGEPIINHFHSLEQLPAQTPESEAMSKALKKLGFNFVGPTICYAFMQAVGMVNDHLVDCFCYQQGDK